A portion of the Juglans microcarpa x Juglans regia isolate MS1-56 chromosome 1D, Jm3101_v1.0, whole genome shotgun sequence genome contains these proteins:
- the LOC121257745 gene encoding pleiotropic drug resistance protein 1-like, with protein MESGDIYNASIWRNNAMEVFSRSSLEENDEEALKWAALQKLPTFNRLKKGLLTTPQGEASEINIHDLGVEEKKSLIERLLKVPEEDNEKFLLKLKDRLDRVGIPLPTIEVRFENLKVEAEAHVGSRALPTFLNFSVNILEGFLNYLHILPSRKKHLSILQDVSGVIKPSRMTLLLGPPSSGKTTLLLALAGELDPDLKFSGNVTYNGHEMREFVPQRTAAYVSQHDLHIAEMTVRETLAFSARCQGVGARYDMLVELAKREKEANIKPDPDIDIYMKAVATEGQEASVVTDYILKVLGLEVCADTLVGNQMLRGISGGQRKRVTTGEMMVGPSKVLFMDEISTGLDSSTTFQIVNSIKQYAHILNGTVVISLLQPAPETYNLFDDIILLSDGEIVYQGPREQVLEFFEFMGFKCPERKGVADFLQEVTSKKDQEQYWAAKDEPYNFVTVKEFAEAFESFLVGRKLREELATPFNRAKSHPAALTTRKYGVRKAELLKACLSREFLLMKRNSFVYTFKLTQLLVMALIAMTIFLRTEMHRNSVTDGGIYAGALFYGVVVIMFNGTAEISMTVAKLPVFFKQRKLLFYPAWAYSLPAWIIKIPITFVEVAVWVFITYYVIGFDPSAGRFFRQCLLLLAVNQMASALFRFVAAIGRGDLIVATTFGSFALVMLFALGGFVLSRENMKKWWIWGYWTSPLMYGQNAIVVNEFLGKSWRHVLPISTESLGVEVLKSRGFFPHAYWYWIGVGGLIGYILVFNAGFTLALTYLNPLGKPQAFRQEEPQSNRHDDRSGQASQSPRRGNSSSHQFKIESRTETGMRSISSKSSSVSAEDTAEVSQNRKRGMVLPFEQHTITFDEITYSVDMPQEMKIQGVTEDKLVLLKGVSGAFRPGVLTALMGVSGAGKTTLMDVLAGRKTGGYIDGKITISGYPKKQETFARVSGYCEQNDIHSPHVTVYESLLYSAWLRLSPDVDSEARKMFIEEVMELVELKPLRQALVGLPGVNGLSTEQRKRLTIAVELVANPSIIFMDEPTSGLDARAAAIVMRTVRNTVDTGRTVVCTIHQPSIDIFEAFDELFLMKRGGQEIYVGPLGRHSCHLINYFEGIEGISKIKDGHNPATWMLEVTSSAHEMALGIDFANVYRNSVLYRRNKALINELSSPAPGSKDLYFPTQYSQTYFTQFMACLWKQHWSYWRNPLYTAVRFLFTTIIALMFGTMFWNLGSKTTKKQDVFNAMGSMYASVLFIGVKNSNSVQPVVAVERTVFYREKAAGMYSALPYACAQVLIELPYVFAQAAVYGVIVYAMIGFEWTAAKFFWYIFFMYVSLLYFTFYGMLTVAVTPNHHISSIVSSAFYALWNLFSGFIIPRPRIPIWWRWYSWACPLAWTLYGLVAAQFGDNKDILDTGETVEDFVRDYFGFKHEFVGVVAAVIVGFTLLFAFIFAMSIKMLNFQRR; from the exons ATGGAGAGTGGTGATATTTACAACGCGTCGATATGGAGAAACAATGCCATGGAAGTTTTCTCAAGGTCTTCACTGGAAGAAAACGACGAAGAAGCTCTTAAATGGGCAGCGCTACAGAAGCTTCCTACTTTCAATCGTCTGAAGAAAGGTTTGCTGACTACGCCGCAAGGCGAGGCCAGTGAAATCAATATACATGATCTTGGAGTTGAGGAAAAGAAGAGTTTAATAGAGAGGTTGTTGAAGGTCCCCGAAGAGGataatgagaagttcttgctgaAGCTCAAGGATCGTCTCGACAG AGTAGGAATTCCTCTTCCGACAATTGAAGTCCGATTCGAGAATTTAAAAGTTGAGGCAGAAGCTCATGTTGGAAGCAGAGCTCTACCTACGTTCTTGAATTTCTCCGTTAACATTCTTGAG GGTTTCTTGAATTATCTTCATATTCTTCCAAGTAGAAAGAAGCATTTGTCCATCCTTCAAGATGTGAGTGGGGTCATCAAGCCAAGCAG AATGACGCTACTTTTGGGTCCTCCAAGTTCTGGAAAGACCACGCTCTTGCTGGCTTTGGCTGGAGAGCTCGATCCTGACCTGAAG TTTTCTGGGAATGTTACTTATAATGGCCATGAAATGCGGGAGTTTGTTCCCCAGAGAACTGCTGCCTATGTCAGTCAGCATGACCTCCATATTGCCGAAATGACAGTAAGGGAGACCTTGGCCTTTTCTGCAAGATGTCAAGGGGTCGGAGCACGTTATG ACATGCTGGTAGAGCTagcaaaaagagagaaagaagcaAATATTAAGCCTGATCCTGATATCGACATCTACATGAAG GCAGTAGCAACAGAAGGTCAGGAGGCCAGCGTGGTGACAGATTATATTTTAAAG GTTCTGGGATTGGAAGTCTGTGCTGATACTTTGGTTGGGAATCAAATGTTACGGGGTATATCTGGAGGACAAAGAAAGCGTGTAACAACAG GTGAGATGATGGTTGGACCATCTAAGGTGCTATTCATGGATGAAATATCTACTGGTCTGGATAGCTCGACAACTTTTCAGATTGTGAATTCAATCAAGCAATATGCTCACATTCTCAATGGCACTGTCGTGATCTCACTCCTCCAGCCGGCACCAGAGACTTACAATCTTTTTGATGACATTATTCTCCTCTCTGATGGCGAGATTGTATATCAGGGTCCCCGTGAGCAAGTTCTTgagttttttgaatttatggGCTTCAAATGTCCCGAAAGGAAAGGGGTGGCCGACTTCCTCCAAGAA GTGACGTCAAAGAAAGATCAAGAGCAGTATTGGGCAGCTAAAGATGAGCCTTACAATTTTGTAACAGTCAAGGAATTTGCTGAGGCATTCGAATCGTTTCTTGTGGGACGGAAACTTAGAGAAGAGCTTGCAACTCCATTTAACAGGGCAAAGAGCCACCCAGCTGCTTTGACAACTAGAAAGTATGGTGTTAGAAAAGCAGAGCTGTTGAAAGCTTGCTTATCAAGAGAATTCTTGCTTATGAAGAGGAATTCGTTTGTCTACACCTTCAAGCTCACCCAA CTTCTAGTAATGGCCCTGATTGCAATGACAATTTTCCTACGGACGGAGATGCACCGCAATTCAGTGACCGATGGAGGGATCTACGCTGGCGCTTTGTTCTATGGTGTTGTTGTTATCATGTTTAATGGTACAGCTGAGATTTCCATGACAGTAGCAAAGCTTCCGGTTTTCTTCAAGCAAAGGAAACTCCTATTCTATCCTGCATGGGCATACTCTCTTCCTGCATGGATCATCAAGATCCCTATCACGTTTGTAGAAGTTGCTGTCTGGGTTTTTATCACTTACTATGTCATTGGATTTGATCCAAGTGCTGGAAG GTTTTTTAGACAGTGCCTTCTGCTCTTAGCTGTTAATCAGATGGCTTCTGCATTATTCCGCTTCGTTGCAGCAATTGGTAGGGGGGACCTGATTGTTGCCACCACATTTGGTTCATTTGCACTGGTCATGCTTTTTGCATTGGGTGGCTTTGTCCTGTCAAGAG AGAACATGAAGAAGTGGTGGATATGGGGTTACTGGACGTCACCTTTGATGTATGGGCAGAATGCTATAGTAGTTAATGAGTTCCTTGGGAAGAGTTGGAGACAT GTTCTCCCAATCTCAACGGAATCACTGGGAGTTGAAGTGTTGAAGTCCCGTGGGTTCTTCCCACATGCCTATTGGTATTGGATAGGAGTAGGGGGATTGATTGGATATATTTTAGTTTTCAATGCTGGCTTCACTCTGGCGCTCACTTATCTCAATC CATTGGGAAAGCCACAGGCTTTTAGACAAGAAGAACCTCAAAGCAATAGGCACGATGACAGATCAGGACAAGCTAGTCAGTCACCGCGTAGAGGAAATAGCTCAAGTCACCAATTCAAAATAG AGAGTAGAACTGAAACTGGCATGAGAAGTATTTCCTCTAAGTCCTCATCTGTTAGTGCGGAGGATACAGCAGAGGTCAGTCAGAATAGGAAAAGAGGCATGGTTCTTCCATTTGAACAACATACCATTACCTTTGATGAAATTACATACTCGGTTGACATGCCACAG GAAATGAAGATTCAAGGTGTTACTGAAGATAAATTGGTGCTCCTGAAGGGTGTGAGTGGTGCTTTCAGGCCAGGAGTTCTCACAGCTCTGATGGGTGTCAGTGGTGCTGGTAAAACAACTCTGATGGATGTGCTGGCTGGTAGAAAAACCGGTGGATATATTGACGGGAAGATCACAATTTCTGGGTACCCAAAGAAGCAAGAGACGTTTGCTCGAGTTTCTGGATATTGTGAGCAAAATGACATCCACTCTCCTCATGTTACTGTCTATGAGTCCTTGCTCTATTCAGCATGGCTCCGCCTATCGCCTGATGTTGATTCTGAAGCAAGGAAG ATGTTCATTGAGGAAGTTATGGAGCTCGTGGAATTGAAACCTTTGAGGCAAGCATTGGTTGGGTTGCCTGGTGTGAATGGCCTTTCGACTGAGCAACGCAAGAGGCTTACCATTGCAGTAGAGCTAGTTGCCAACCCCTCCATAATTTTCATGGATGAACCAACTTCCGGGCTGGATGCTAGAGCTGCTGCTATTGTCATGAGGACTGTGAGGAACACTGTGGACACGGGAAGAACAGTTGTGTGCACCATCCATCAGCCAAGCATTGACATATTTGAAGCATTTGATGAG CTATTCCTAATGAAGCGCGGGGGTCAGGAGATATATGTAGGGCCATTGGGTCGCCATTCTTGCCATCTAATCAATTATTTTGAG GGAATAGAGGGAATCAGTAAAATTAAAGATGGTCATAATCCAGCGACTTGGATGTTGGAAGTTACTTCCTCAGCACATGAAATGGCTTTGGGAATTGATTTTGCTAATGTCTACAGAAATTCAGTGCTCTACAG GAGAAACAAAGCACTTATTAATGAATTAAGCAGCCCTGCTCCTGGATCAAAGGACCTCTATTTCCCTACACAATACTCACAGACATATTTCACACAATTCATGGCTTGCTTGTGGAAACAACACTGGTCATATTGGCGCAACCCGCTGTATACTGCTGTAAGGTTTCTCTTCACAACCATCATTGCCCTGATGTTCGGGACAATGTTCTGGAACCTTGGCTCGAAAAC GACAAAGAAACAAGATGTATTTAATGCTATGGGTTCTATGTACGCTTCTGTTCTCTTTATTGGTGTTAAAAACTCCAATTCAGTGCAGCCAGTGGTGGCTGTTGAACGAACAGTCTTCTACAGAGAAAAAGCAGCAGGGATGTATTCAGCCTTGCCTTATGCATGTGCACAG GTTCTGATTGAGCTCCCATATGTTTTTGCACAAGCTGCGGTATATGGTGTCATAGTTTATGCAATGATTGGTTTTGAATGGACTGCAGCTAAATTCTTCtggtatatatttttcatgtatgTCTCCCTTTTGTACTTCACCTTCTATGGCATGTTGACAGTTGCTGTGACACCAAACCACCACATTTCTTCCATAGTTTCCTCCGCATTTTATGCACTATGGAATCTCTTCTCAGGATTTATAATCCCACGACCT AGGATCCCTATTTGGTGGAGATGGTACTCTTGGGCATGTCCATTGGCTTGGACCCTTTACGGGTTGGTTGCAGCACAGTTTGGGGATAACAAGGACATCCTTGATACTGGGGAAACAGTGGAAGATTTTGTGAGAGACTATTTTGGTTTCAAACATGAGTTCGTGGGAGTGGTTGCAGCTGTCATTGTTGGGTTTACATTACTCTTTGCATTTATCTTTGCTATGTCCATTAAAATGTTGAACTTCCAGAGGcgatag
- the LOC121260406 gene encoding probable 2-oxoglutarate-dependent dioxygenase AOP1, producing MGSELQPKLPVLDFSCSENLKPGTSSWLSACKKVRGALEDYGCFVLVYDKVSSELLKQVFGALEELFDLPTEIKMKNKYENRLNGYVGQIQKLPLHESMGIQNATTLEATQSFSNLLWPDGNDHFSACMHSYAKLTAELDQMVTRMIYESYGVGKYHASAYTGSTTYLLRVLKNRVPEVNEPNLGFVTHTDKSFTTILHQNQVNGLEVETKDGEWISVEYPPSSFVVMAGDALMAWSNDRIQSPKHRVVMMNENEARYSLALFSFSDGIIEVPKELVDDEHPLQYKPFNHRGLVDFFSKNTTHKDKFPIKSYCGV from the exons ATGGGTTCTGAGTTGCAGCCTAAGCTTCCTGTTCTAGATTTCTCCTGTTCTGAAAATTTGAAGCCTGGAACAAGCTCTTGGCTGTCTGCATGCAAGAAAGTTCGAGGAGCTTTAGAAGACTATGGCTGCTTTGTGCTAGTGTACGACAAAGTTTCCTCAGAACTTCTTAAACAAGTCTTCGGTGCCTTAGAGGAGTTGTTTGATCTCCCCACagaaatcaaaatgaaaaacaaatacGAAAATCGCTTGAATGGGTATGTTGGACAAATTCAAAAACTTCCTCTCCATGAAAGCATGGGTATTCAGAACGCAACAACTCTAGAGGCAACTCAAAGTTTCTCAAATCTATTGTGGCCAGATGGAAATGATCATTTCAG tgcatgcatgcattcatatgcAAAGCTAACAGCAGAACTAGACCAAATGGTGACCAGAATGATATATGAAAGCTATGGGGTAGGGAAGTACCATGCCTCAGCTTACACAGGCTCCACCACTTATCTTCTTCGGGTCCTGAAAAATAGAGTACCCGAGGTGAACGAGCCTAATCTTGGTTTTGTCACCCATACTGACAAGAGTTTCACAACCATACTTcaccaaaatcaagtcaatggttTGGAGGTCGAAACAAAGGACGGCGAGTGGATTAGTGTCGAATACCCACCTTCATCCTTCGTGGTAATGGCAGGAGATGCACTAATG GCATGGAGCAACGATAGAATTCAATCTCCTAAGCATCGAGTGGTGATGATGAATGAGAATGAAGCAAGATACTCCCTTGCACTGTTTTCATTCAGCGATGGGATTATAGAAGTGCCCAAGGAGCTTGTCGACGACGAACACCCGTTGCAGTATAAGCCATTTAATCATCGCGGATTAGTGGATTTCTTCAGCAAAAATACGACTCATAAAGACAAGTTCCCTATCAAATCCTATTGTGGTGTTTAA
- the LOC121260391 gene encoding probable 2-oxoglutarate-dependent dioxygenase AOP1, with amino-acid sequence MGSESADLKLPAIDFSNPDDLKPGSPEWELLKGQVRQALEEYGCFEAFFHKVPLELRKALLGATDELFDLPLQTKLRNVSKKPYHGYVGQYPMVPLYESMGIDDANISEKVESVANVLWPEGKPRFCNTIQSFSEQLSELDRIVRRMILESLGVEKYLDEHIGSTNYLLRVMKYAGPQTTETNKKLGLTAHTDKNIVTILYQNEVDGLEVKNKNGEWINVKPTPDSFIVMIGDSLLAWVNGRLHSPYHRVMMTGEKARYSAGLFSIPKAGYIIKAPEELVDEEHPLLFKPFDHVEFLAFYYTEAGQRAESALTTYCGV; translated from the exons atggggTCCGAGTCCGCTGATCTCAAACTTCCTGCCATAGATTTCTCTAACCCTGATGATCTAAAACCAGGCAGTCCGGAGTGGGAGTTGTTGAAAGGCCAAGTCCGACAAGCACTCGAAGAGTACGGTTGCTTCGAGGCTTTCTTCCATAAAGTTCCATTAGAGCTTCGAAAGGCGCTGTTGGGTGCAACGGACGAGCTTTTCGACCTCCCTTTACAAACAAAGCTGCGTAACGTTTCTAAGAAGCCGTATCATGGGTATGTTGGGCAATACCCTATGGTGCCACTCTATGAGAGCATGGGCATTGATGATGCAAACATCTCTGAGAAAGTTGAGAGCGTCGCAAACGTCCTGTGGCCTGAAGGAAAACCTAGATTTTG CAATACCATACAGTCATTCTCGGAGCAACTATCAGAATTGGATCGAATAGTGAGGAGGATGATTTTGGAGAGCTTAggtgttgaaaaatatttggatgAACACATAGGGTCGACCAATTACCTTCTGCGGGTAATGAAATATGCAGGGCCTCAAACGACCGAGACCAATAAGAAGCTTGGACTAACAGCACACACAGATAAAAACATTGTGACCATATTGTATCAAAACGAAGTTGATGGATTAGAGgtaaagaataaaaatggcGAATGGATCAACGTCAAACCCACCCCAGACTCTTTCATTGTCATGATTGGAGATTCTCTACTG gcaTGGGTAAATGGTAGGCTGCACTCTCCATATCATAGAGTGATGATGACGGGAGAGAAGGCAAGGTACTCGGCGGGGTTGTTTTCGATACCCAAAGCAGGATACATCATAAAAGCCCCAGAGGAGCTAGTTGATGAGGAACATCCTTTGCTCTTTAAGCCCTTTGATCATGTTGAGTTCCTCGCCTTCTACTACACTGAAGCTGGTCAGAGAGCCGAGTCTGCTTTAACCACTTATTGTggtgtttaa
- the LOC121260123 gene encoding gibberellin 3-beta-dioxygenase 1-like has translation MPLRLSDAFRAHPVHLCHKHPDFTSLQELPDSYTWGQLDVESSSSYGDSFSSESVPVVDLSDPNALTLVGHACKTWGVFQVTNHSISQNLLDDIENTGRSLFSLPVQQKHKAARSPDGVSGYGLARISSFFPKLMWSEGFTVVGSPLEQFRQLWPQDYGKFCDIIEEYETEMKKLAGRLMWLMLGSLGISKEDIKWAGPKGDLEGASAALQLNSYPACPDPDRAMGLAAHTDSTLLTILYQNNTSGLQVHREGTGWVTVPPLPGALVVNVGDLLHILSNGSYPSVLHRAIVNRTRYRLSVAYLYGPPGSVQISPLSKLLGPSRPPLYRPVTWTEYLGTKAKHFNKALSSVRLCAPLNGLVDVNDHNRVQVG, from the exons ATGCCTTTAAGACTATCAGATGCCTTTAGAGCCCATCCTGTCCACCTGTGCCATAAACACCCTGACTTCACCTCACTCCAAGAGTTACCTGACTCGTACACATGGGGACAACTCGACGTCgagtcttcttcttcatatGGTGACTCATTTAGCTCAGAGTCCGTGCCAGTTGTCGATCTCTCTGACCCAAATGCTCTCACACTAGTAGGCCATGCATGTAAAACTTGGGGTGTGTTCCAAGTTACAAACCATAGCATCTCTCAAAACCTTCTTGATGACATTGAGAACACTGGTAGAAGCCTATTCTCTCTACCTGTCCAGCAAAAACACAAAGCTGCTCGTTCCCCAGACGGTGTCTCTGGCTATGGCCTGGCTCGgatctcttcctttttcccaAAGCTCATGTGGTCCGAGGGATTTACCGTCGTAGGCTCGCCACTCGAACAATTCCGCCAACTTTGGCCGCAAGATTATGGCAAATTCTG tGACATAATTGAAGAATACGAGACAGAGATGAAAAAGCTCGCAGGGAGGCTTATGTGGCTAATGCTAGGCTCCTTGGGCATATCCAAGGAGGATATCAAATGGGCTGGCCCAAAAGGTGACTTGGAAGGGGCATCCGCAGCCTTGCAATTGAACTCCTATCCTGCTTGTCCGGACCCCGATCGAGCCATGGGTCTAGCAGCACACACCGACTCGACCCTGCTCACCATTCTCTACCAAAACAACACTAGTGGCCTTCAAGTCCACCGGGAGGGAACAGGGTGGGTCACGGTTCCACCACTTCCGGGTGCACTTGTGGTCAACGTGGGCGACCTCCTCCACATTCTATCAAACGGCTCGTACCCGAGTGTCCTCCACCGCGCTATTGTTAACCGCACCCGTTATCGTCTCTCAGTTGCATATCTTTATGGGCCACCAGGCAGTGTCCAAATCTCGCCACTCTCAAAGCTGCTAGGACCCAGTCGCCCCCCACTCTACCGGCCAGTCACTTGGACCGAGTACCTTGGCACCAAGGCTAAGCATTTCAACAAGGCACTTTCCTCTGTCCGCCTTTGCGCTCCTCTTAATGGATTGGTTGATGTAAATGATCATAACAGAGTACAAgttggctag